In the genome of Methylotenera mobilis JLW8, the window CGTGTAACTTGTTGTTGCTATTTGTATTTTCTTGCATTTTTGCGGTATCATGGAAAGTGAACATAGAGCGTATAGATAAAGTTGCAGAATGTAGGGGTAACCAAGCCGTGATAAAGAATAAAACAGTATCAACACTGCTATGCATGACCCTGGTTTTTGGGGTGTCAGCGTGCTCACATCAATCTAAAGTGAAGCCATCAACTGGGCATATTGACGGCAAGAATACCTCAACCCCCTCCCTAACTTCAAAATCAGCGGCTCCTGTCGCCGCCATCCCTAAACCTGTTACAAACAGCCCTTATTTGCCACCGCCAAAACCTAAGGCGAAAGAGCCTGTTTACAGTATCGTGGTTTACGATACTCCCGTGAAAGAAGTGCTGTTTGCCATAGCCCGAGACAGCAAGCTAAATATTGATATACATCCGGCTATTCAGGGGCGAGTTACTTTAAATGCAGTAGATCAAACTTTGCCAGCGATACTAGAGCGTTTATCAAAACAAGTGGATCTAACTTATACCGTTAAAGGTAATGTGTTAACGATCACGCCAGATCAGCCGGTGTTGAGGACATATAAAGTTGACTATGTGAACATGTCGCGAGATGCGATTGGTTTTATCGGTGTGGATGGTCAAATTTCTAGCACTGGTCAGAGCTCCAATACTAGCGGCGGTACAACAAGTAATACGTCAGGCACAGGGGCGAATAATAGCTCTCGTACTATGGTGAGAAGTGAGTCCAATAATCGTTTTTGGGATACCTTGGAGAAAAATATCACAGCATTATTGGCCGAGAGTGATAAAGAAATCATTATCGGTCGATTAGAGGCAGATAAGCAGTCAGCTAGTGCTGATAATCAAAGTGCTAAAGCGGGCTCTGTGGCTTTGGGGGATACGCAAAAAACTGAAGCTAATAATGTAAAAGTGGATGCACAAAAGGCATTTACTGAATACAAGACCTTGTTTGCCGCCAATGTTATTTCTAACCGTGAAGCTGGCGTAATCAGTGTTCGCGGCACCAACAAGCAACATGAGCGAGTTCAGGAGTTTTTAGATAAAGTGCTAGCCAGCGCTAAGCGTCAGGTATTGATTGAAGCGACCATCGTTGAGGTGAGGCTAAGTGATAGCTTTCAAGCAGGCATTGATTGGAGCCGGCTAAATAATAGTGCGTCTAATAGTGGCTTTCAGTTTAGGCAGCAGTTAGGTGCGCAAACGAACGGTATTAATGCGACAGGGAATACCTTCACCACTACCGCGAATGCATTTGGCGTGGCGACGAATGCGGGATTTGTGGCTGGCTACCTTAACCCAGTAAGTAAAATAGGTAATATTGCAGCATCTATTAATTTGCTTGAGCAATTTGGATCAACTAAAGTGCTGTCTAGTCCTAAGTTGATGGTGCTGAATAACCAGACTGCAGTGCTAAAGGTTGTCGATAATTTGGTTTACTTTACGGTGCAGTCGCAGCAGTCACAAGGCTCTGTAGGCGGCGGTATCTTGTCTACCGTGACAACAACCCCTAATACAGTGCCTGTTGGCGTTGTGATGAGCGTCACCCCGCAAATCAATGATTTGAGTAATGTGAATATCAATATACGACCAACGGTTTCGAGGGTGCTGGGGTTCAAAAAAGACCCAAATCCTAACTTGACTGTTGAAAGTTTGGTGCCTGAAATCCAGGTGCGCGAAATGGAGTCGATGTTGCAGATTCTAAGCGGTAACACAGCCGTGCTTGGTGGATTAATGCAGGATGATGTGCTGACAAATACGGATAAAGTGCCGGGCTTGTCAAAAGTGCCCGGCGTAGGAAAAGTGTTTACTGGGCAAAATGATGCAAATCGTAAAACTGAACTGGTTATTTTCCTACGGCCTACGGTGATAGTCAGTGCGAGTTTAGAAAGTGATGAGCTTGCTTCTTATAAGCAGTATCTTCCTTCACAGCAGCTGGAAAATACATTAGATGCCGAGAGTGAAAGGTAATTAGCAAATGAGTTTGCTAATCAAGGCGCTTGCGACAGCGGAAAAAGATAAGGAGAAGGCTGGTAAGTCTGCCAAATCCGGGGGGGCAGAGTCTTTGGCAGCTGAAGCCTTAACTTTAGCTCCGCTTGATTTGGCACCGGGTGCTACCGATAGCCAGTCTACAGATCAGGCTGCTCCGCTTACATCTGCTGCTGAGGCAAATGTGTTTCATGATGCAGGGTTGTCTTTAGCTGAAGAGGCCGGTTTGGTTAGCCCCGAGGTGAAAGTCAGACGTGAGACTACGGTTAAGCCTAGGCCTTCGCCGGCAGCTGGTGTAACTAACTCGAAAAGTAAGGCTGACGCTTTCAATGAGGCGGCAATGGCAAGTGTGGCGAATTTAAAAGCGCAGGCTAATGCCAAAAAGGACAACCAGCAGGCTGCGGCCAGTGTGTTTGTGGCGAATCATGCGGTAAAAACGGCAAGCTCGCGTACTGCACTACTTTTGCTGGGTGTGGCGGGTGCTTTAATTATTTTGCTGGGCTTGCAAGGCTACAAATACATCCAGGCATTAGGCGCTAGTGAAGTGGTCGTGGTCACGCCGAAACCTGCGCCACCGCCAGTGGCTCAGGTTGCTGCAGTTGCCAGCGATGTTGGCACTGAGCTTGCGTCTGTCACGGATAGTGCGCCGGATGCTATGAATGACACGGCGGCCAATGTTGATGCGGGTGAGGTGGTTGACGCACCACCGGCACAGGATAGCGGTGCTGTAGTTAACACTGCGGCAGTTAACAATACGGTAGTAAAGCCAGCGCTAGAAAAACGTAAGCCTGGAGCAAAGGTAGATACGCCAATGTCGGCAGGAGAGCCTGCAGCGGGAGATGCGTCATTGGTTGCTCAGACTATGCATAAGCCGATGAAGGCTGATGAGGGCGCGGGACATGAATCTGCAGTGGCGGAGCCGAAGGAACCGCTAAAACTTTTGACTAAAGCGCAAACTGCTGGGGTAGATCCGACACTGTTGGCGGCGTATGAGGCATTTAGCCGCGGTGATGATGTTTCTGCACAGCAGAAGTATCGTCAAGTGCTGCAAAAAGATGTCAGAAACGTAGATGCCTTACTGGGCATGGCGGCCATTGCACAGCGCCAAGCTCGCACGATGGATGCCATCGGCTGGTACCGTAAAGTGACGGACATTGAGCCTAGAAATACTATCGCGCAATCAGCGCTGGCAGATTTAGAGGCAAATACGGACGCGGTAGGGGCGGAAAGTAAGATTAAAAGCATGTTGGCACGTCAGCCGGAGGCGGCGAATTTACACGCGGCCTTGGGTAATTTGTATGCTGCACAGAATCAATGGGCTGCAGCACAGGCCGCTTATTTTAGCGCGAGCCAGTTTGCACCAATCAGTGCGGACTATGCATTTAATTTAGCGATTAGTTTGGAGCATTTAGGTAAGCCTAAGTTGGCGCTGGTGCAGTATCAGCGCGCGCTTGATTTGTTGAACATGACGGGTGCCGCGAGCCCTGGCCGTGCGCAGTTAGAGGCCAGAATTCGTGCATTGCAGTAAGCATATTTTGTCACCATACGTATCATGTTAGGAAATATCGCAAGACGATTGCAGTGCTGATTAAGTAAAGAAAAACAAGAATGAATCTATATAAACAGGCTAAATTAAATGGCTGAACAGCGGCGTAAAATTCGTTTAGGCGAGTTAATGGTGCAGCAGGGCTTAATTAGCCAGGATCAGCTGCGCATTGCGCTGATTGAGCAAGAGCATAACGACCTGCCGTTAGGCCGCCAATTGGTGCGTCTAGGTTTTGTCACAGAGGCCATGGTGCGCGATACCGTTGCGCACACCATTGGAACCGATAGTATTGATTTAACCACTGTGGTCGCTGACTTTGAGGCACTGCAAATGGTGCCGCAAGACTTTTCACGCCGTTATCATTTGCTACCGGTGGCGTACGATGCGCTGACCAGAACCATGGTGGTGGCCATGGCCGATTTGTTCAATGTGGTGGCCTTGGATCAGCTGCGAGCCATGCTGGGCGGGCAGATTCAATTAAAACCAGTGTTGGCAGCAGAGGCGCAGCTGGAAGAGGTGATTGACCAGTTTTATGGCTACGAGCTGTCAGTTGATGGCATTTTACGTGAGATAGAAACCGGTGAAATTGATTATCAAAGCTTGAGCGCTGACGATAATGAGTACACGCAGCCCGTGGTGCGCTTGGTCGGTGCTTTGCTGATGGATGCGGTCAAACGGGGTGCCTCGGATATCCACTTTGAACCGGAGCTGGCTTTTTTACGCATACGCTACAGAATTGACGGTGTATTGCAGCAAATTAGAAGTTTGCATAAAAGTTATTGGGGGGGCTTAGCCGTTCGCCTAAAAGTGGTGAGTGGCTTAGATATTGCGGAAACGCGCGCACCGCAAGATGGCCGCCTGAACATGAACTTATGTGGCCGCCCCATCGATTTTAGGGTATCTACCCACCCAACCATCCATGGGGAAAATATCGTATTGCGGGTGCTAGACCGTGAGAAGTCGATTATTCCGATGGAGCGTATGGGCTTGCGTCCAGAAACGCTGGATGAACTGCAGTTAATGATGACCCGCCCTGAAGGGATCTTGATTGTCACGGGTCCGACCGGTAGCGGTAAGACCACCACGCTCTATTCGCTGCTTACACATCAGAATACTGAAGCGGTGAATATCATGACGCTGGAAGACCCGGTGGAATACCCCGTGACCATGATGCGTCAGACCTCGGTGGCTGAAGTGAATAAGGTGGATTTTGCCAATGGTATCCGTTCTATTATGCGGCAAGATCCCGATATCATTCTAGTGGGTGAGATTCGTGATGCGGATACCGCCATGATGGCGTTCCGCGCGGCGATGACCGGTCATCAGGTGTTCAGTACCTTGCACACTAACTCAGCCTTAGGTGCTTTTCCGCGATTAACTGATATCGGTATTTTGCCTGACATTATGGCGGGTAATATTATTGGCGTGGTGGCTCAGCGTTTGGTGCGGGTGCTATGTCCGCATTGTAAAGAAAAGCATAAGCCAGATGATCTTGAGCGCAAGATATTGCAGCTTAAAGCAAATGATCAGACGCCAATTTACAAGCCTAAAGGATGTCAGCATTGCAACCAAACCGGCTATCGCGGGCGTATGGCAATTATTGAGCTATTGCGTATTGATACGGATATGGATGCGCTGATTTCACGGCGTGCGCACTTGGATGAGCTGAAGAAAGTGGCGCTGGATAAAGGATTTATCACCTTGGCTGAGGATGGCGTGCGACGCATTTTAGAAGGCTATACCAGCGTAAGCGAAGTGATGCGGGTGATTGATTTAACTAGCAGGATCACTAACTAAGTTATGCCATCTTTTAGCTATAAAGCCGTTGATAAGTTAGGCCGCTTTGCCATGGGCCAGGTAGATGCGCTGAATGAGGTGGATCTTGAGATTCGCTTGGAGCGCATGGGCCTCGATTTAATTACCTTTCGCCCTGCAACGAGGTCTACCAGTCTGTTTAACCGTAACAAGGTAACTAACCAAGATTTGGTCATGTTTTGCTTTCAGCTAGAGCAGCTATCCAGTGCCGGCGTGCCATTGCTAGAATGCCTGGTGGACTTGCGCGAAAGCAGTAATAACCCATATTTTCAAAAAGTGCTGGGCGCCATTAGTGCAGAGGTTGAGGGCGGCAAAATGCTGTCGCAAGCTTTAGCTGAGCACCCCGCGGTATTTAGTGATGTTTTTGTCAGCCTGATTGATGCGGGTGAGCGCACTGGGCAGTTATCCGTGGTGCTGGGTAACCTGTTTAACACGATACGCTGGCAAGATGAGCTGATGTCGCAAACCAAAAAGCTGTTGGCTTACCCTGCGTTTGTTGCGGTGGTGGTATTGTTGGCTGTGGTGTTTTTAATGATTTACGTGGTGCCGCAAATGGTGTCTTTTTTGCGCAACATGGGGCAAGACCTACCGCTGAATACTAAGATTTTAATCGCGATGTCGAATGCGTTTGTTAACTACTGGTGGTTGATTCTAGGTTTGCCGGTGGCTGCAGTGGTTTCATTGGCGGCAACCATTCGCACTAACCCTGCTGCACGCTACCGTTTTGATATGTTTAAATTAAACATCCCGGTTACTGGGCCTATTTTGCATAAAATTATCATGGCGCGCTTTGCCCGTTATTTTGCCTTGATGTATCAAACCGGTATTCCCATTTTAGATGCGATTAAAATCTGTGAAAACATCGTAGGCAACCGGGTAGTGGCGGACGCATTGACGCGGGTGCATACGCAGATTAACGCGGGGGATGCCATGAGTGAGAGTTTTCGTAATGCCGGGCTGTTCCCGCAGCTAGTGGTCCGTATGATTAAAGTGGGCGAAAGTACTGGCGCGCTGGATAAATCGCTGCTCAATATCAGCTACTTTTATGACCGTGATGTGAATGACTCTATGCAGAAAATGCTCAAAATGATAGAGCCTGCGTTGACGGTGCTGCTGGGTGGCATACTGGCGTTCATTATGTTCTCTGTGCTTGGGCCGGTTTATGACTCATTCAGCAAGCTTAAAATTTAAGTAGTTAACTACAATAAAGCATGATATTCGCTAATCCAAACAAACTAGTGTTATGCGCTACAGCCAAT includes:
- the mshL gene encoding pilus (MSHA type) biogenesis protein MshL yields the protein MIKNKTVSTLLCMTLVFGVSACSHQSKVKPSTGHIDGKNTSTPSLTSKSAAPVAAIPKPVTNSPYLPPPKPKAKEPVYSIVVYDTPVKEVLFAIARDSKLNIDIHPAIQGRVTLNAVDQTLPAILERLSKQVDLTYTVKGNVLTITPDQPVLRTYKVDYVNMSRDAIGFIGVDGQISSTGQSSNTSGGTTSNTSGTGANNSSRTMVRSESNNRFWDTLEKNITALLAESDKEIIIGRLEADKQSASADNQSAKAGSVALGDTQKTEANNVKVDAQKAFTEYKTLFAANVISNREAGVISVRGTNKQHERVQEFLDKVLASAKRQVLIEATIVEVRLSDSFQAGIDWSRLNNSASNSGFQFRQQLGAQTNGINATGNTFTTTANAFGVATNAGFVAGYLNPVSKIGNIAASINLLEQFGSTKVLSSPKLMVLNNQTAVLKVVDNLVYFTVQSQQSQGSVGGGILSTVTTTPNTVPVGVVMSVTPQINDLSNVNINIRPTVSRVLGFKKDPNPNLTVESLVPEIQVREMESMLQILSGNTAVLGGLMQDDVLTNTDKVPGLSKVPGVGKVFTGQNDANRKTELVIFLRPTVIVSASLESDELASYKQYLPSQQLENTLDAESER
- a CDS encoding type II secretion system F family protein — encoded protein: MPSFSYKAVDKLGRFAMGQVDALNEVDLEIRLERMGLDLITFRPATRSTSLFNRNKVTNQDLVMFCFQLEQLSSAGVPLLECLVDLRESSNNPYFQKVLGAISAEVEGGKMLSQALAEHPAVFSDVFVSLIDAGERTGQLSVVLGNLFNTIRWQDELMSQTKKLLAYPAFVAVVVLLAVVFLMIYVVPQMVSFLRNMGQDLPLNTKILIAMSNAFVNYWWLILGLPVAAVVSLAATIRTNPAARYRFDMFKLNIPVTGPILHKIIMARFARYFALMYQTGIPILDAIKICENIVGNRVVADALTRVHTQINAGDAMSESFRNAGLFPQLVVRMIKVGESTGALDKSLLNISYFYDRDVNDSMQKMLKMIEPALTVLLGGILAFIMFSVLGPVYDSFSKLKI
- a CDS encoding tetratricopeptide repeat protein gives rise to the protein MSLLIKALATAEKDKEKAGKSAKSGGAESLAAEALTLAPLDLAPGATDSQSTDQAAPLTSAAEANVFHDAGLSLAEEAGLVSPEVKVRRETTVKPRPSPAAGVTNSKSKADAFNEAAMASVANLKAQANAKKDNQQAAASVFVANHAVKTASSRTALLLLGVAGALIILLGLQGYKYIQALGASEVVVVTPKPAPPPVAQVAAVASDVGTELASVTDSAPDAMNDTAANVDAGEVVDAPPAQDSGAVVNTAAVNNTVVKPALEKRKPGAKVDTPMSAGEPAAGDASLVAQTMHKPMKADEGAGHESAVAEPKEPLKLLTKAQTAGVDPTLLAAYEAFSRGDDVSAQQKYRQVLQKDVRNVDALLGMAAIAQRQARTMDAIGWYRKVTDIEPRNTIAQSALADLEANTDAVGAESKIKSMLARQPEAANLHAALGNLYAAQNQWAAAQAAYFSASQFAPISADYAFNLAISLEHLGKPKLALVQYQRALDLLNMTGAASPGRAQLEARIRALQ
- a CDS encoding GspE/PulE family protein; this translates as MAEQRRKIRLGELMVQQGLISQDQLRIALIEQEHNDLPLGRQLVRLGFVTEAMVRDTVAHTIGTDSIDLTTVVADFEALQMVPQDFSRRYHLLPVAYDALTRTMVVAMADLFNVVALDQLRAMLGGQIQLKPVLAAEAQLEEVIDQFYGYELSVDGILREIETGEIDYQSLSADDNEYTQPVVRLVGALLMDAVKRGASDIHFEPELAFLRIRYRIDGVLQQIRSLHKSYWGGLAVRLKVVSGLDIAETRAPQDGRLNMNLCGRPIDFRVSTHPTIHGENIVLRVLDREKSIIPMERMGLRPETLDELQLMMTRPEGILIVTGPTGSGKTTTLYSLLTHQNTEAVNIMTLEDPVEYPVTMMRQTSVAEVNKVDFANGIRSIMRQDPDIILVGEIRDADTAMMAFRAAMTGHQVFSTLHTNSALGAFPRLTDIGILPDIMAGNIIGVVAQRLVRVLCPHCKEKHKPDDLERKILQLKANDQTPIYKPKGCQHCNQTGYRGRMAIIELLRIDTDMDALISRRAHLDELKKVALDKGFITLAEDGVRRILEGYTSVSEVMRVIDLTSRITN